Proteins encoded within one genomic window of Halocatena marina:
- a CDS encoding DUF6293 family protein gives MQTHIVPVGFDYDRLIAPLVRDQLDVDRVILLEGAVGSEANVEYSQHLAEKLEKDFRNLLGAETQRFVVEDVYDYDTAFEQAYDLINAELDGEPPSGTDSDELEREDRPPKDGRQCDNGAVWVNISSMPRTVSFAFATAAHSIMVERQSERERIRTYYTVPEKYLETELAEELRKGIDLLSDLQSSGVSDERIDEWVTDARTMIDEFDERGTTIGAKCIGESHIVELPVASFSNVKPFEELILFTLGEHGEFASVSELAQTLARDLNEEYTDSFRSKVIYNVDRLGPGGKGYIEQEEQGKSYRTRLSHIGHLWVRSHADENEM, from the coding sequence ATGCAGACGCACATCGTCCCGGTCGGATTCGACTACGACCGACTCATCGCACCACTCGTCCGGGATCAACTCGACGTCGACCGTGTCATACTTCTCGAAGGCGCGGTTGGAAGCGAGGCCAACGTCGAGTACTCCCAGCACCTCGCTGAAAAACTTGAGAAAGACTTCAGAAACCTACTCGGAGCAGAGACCCAGCGATTTGTTGTCGAAGATGTATACGATTACGACACCGCTTTCGAGCAGGCCTACGACCTGATCAACGCCGAACTCGATGGCGAACCACCCTCGGGAACCGATTCGGACGAGTTAGAGCGAGAGGATCGACCCCCAAAGGATGGCAGGCAGTGTGATAACGGTGCTGTCTGGGTTAACATTTCGTCGATGCCACGGACAGTGAGCTTCGCGTTTGCGACGGCTGCACACTCCATCATGGTCGAGCGCCAGAGCGAGCGCGAGCGCATTCGAACCTACTACACTGTTCCTGAGAAGTACTTAGAGACCGAACTCGCTGAGGAACTCCGAAAGGGGATCGATCTTCTCTCGGATCTTCAGTCTTCGGGTGTCTCCGATGAACGCATCGATGAGTGGGTGACGGATGCTCGGACAATGATCGATGAATTCGACGAACGCGGGACGACGATCGGCGCAAAATGCATCGGGGAGAGCCACATCGTCGAACTCCCTGTTGCTTCCTTCTCGAACGTCAAACCGTTCGAGGAGCTCATCCTGTTCACGCTCGGAGAACACGGCGAGTTCGCCAGCGTCTCGGAACTAGCACAAACGCTCGCGCGCGATCTGAACGAAGAGTACACCGACAGTTTCCGGTCGAAAGTCATCTACAACGTCGATCGGCTCGGTCCTGGCGGAAAGGGGTATATCGAACAGGAAGAACAGGGGAAGTCCTACCGAACCCGCTTGTCCCACATCGGACATTTGTGGGTCCGGTCACACGCCGACGAGAACGAGATGTGA
- a CDS encoding PIN domain-containing protein: MYVETDFLTALVKDEDWLRKPAIRALEEHDDIHTSILAYAEVLVLFYNHETAAYEIDTPRAISNLLELVPIVPKEHEDVVLAAATFLNEYHLTPFDALHAGVIACSDERVLTSEQDYDTVGLNRIPLEPDSDPESETN; encoded by the coding sequence GTGTACGTGGAAACAGATTTCTTGACGGCACTCGTGAAAGACGAGGATTGGCTCCGTAAGCCAGCTATCCGTGCTCTCGAAGAGCACGACGACATTCACACGTCAATACTAGCCTATGCCGAGGTTTTAGTGCTATTCTACAATCATGAAACAGCGGCGTACGAAATAGATACACCGCGAGCGATTTCTAATTTGCTGGAGCTCGTCCCGATCGTCCCAAAAGAACACGAAGATGTCGTTCTTGCCGCAGCGACCTTCCTCAATGAGTATCATTTGACTCCGTTTGATGCGCTTCACGCTGGCGTCATTGCCTGTAGTGATGAGCGTGTGCTTACCAGCGAACAGGACTACGATACGGTCGGACTCAATCGGATTCCACTGGAACCGGATTCGGACCCAGAGTCAGAGACCAACTAG